One Desulfovibrio sp. X2 genomic window, GCGGGCTCATCTGCCCCGGGCTCCTGTCCTCGGCCCAGGCGCTCTCCGGCGGCACGGCCAAGCTGCCCCAGGCCGACTTCCGGGTGGAAGGGGAGGAGCTGGACCTCGGCACCTCCACGGCCAAGAGCCTGAACCACGGCCTGGTCTTCGGCTTCGCGGCCATGGTCGAGGGGCTTACGGCCCGGCTGCTGCCGCGCCTGCCCGCGGGCTCCACGGTGGTGGCCACCGGGGGCTTCGCGGAGGTGGTGGCCAAGGTCTGCCCGGCCATCAGGACGGTGCGGCCCGACCTCATGCTGGAGGGGCTGCGCCTCGCCTATCTGGACAATCCGGCCTTCGCGCCGCGTGAAGAATGAACGTCATACATTAACCTGAAGATACCAAGGAGCCATGCCATGAGCGCCATCCTTTCCGTCTGGTCCCGGGAGATACTTGATTCCCGCGGCAATCCCACCGTCGAGGTCGAAGTCACCCTGGAGACGGGCCACACCGGCGTGGCCGCCGTGCCCTCGGGCGCGTCCACCGGCACGCGCGAGGCCCTGGAGCTGCGCGACGGCGACAAGGCCCGCTACGACGGCAAGGGCGTGACCCAGGCCGTGGCCAACGTCATGGACGTCATCGCCGAGGAAGTCATCGGCATGGACGCCCTGAACCAGACCGCCCTGGACAACGCGATGATCGACCTGGACGGCACCGAGAACAAGTCGCGCCTGGGCGCCAACGCCATGCTCGGCGTGTCCATGGCCACGGCCCGCGCCGCGGCCAAGTTCCTGGGCCTGCCGCTGTACCGCTACCTGGGCGGCGTGAACTCCAAGGTCCTGCCCGTGCCCATGATGAACATCATCAACGGCGGCATGCACGCGCCCAACAACCTGGACATCCAGGAGTTCATGATCATGCCGCTGGGCGCCGACACCTTCGCCGAGGCCCTGCGCATGGGCGCCGAGACCTTCCATGCGCTCAAGCGCATCCTGGCCAAGGACGGCCACGTCACCTCCGTGGGCGACGAGGGCGGCTTCGCGCCGAACCTGAAGTCCCACTCCGAGGCCCTGGCCTACATCGTGCGCGCCATCGAGGAGGCGGGCTACGAGCCGGGCGCCCAGATCTCCCTGGCCATGGACGCCGCGGCCTCCGAGTTCTTCAAGGACGGCCGCTACAACCTGAAGGGCGAGGGCAAGGTCTTCTCCGCCGCCGAGCTGACCGACTTCTACAAGGATCTCTGCACCGAGTTCCCCATCATCTCCATCGAGGACGGCCTGGCCGAGTCCGACTGGGAGGGCTTCGCCCACCTCACGGACGAGCTGGGCGGCCACATCCAGCTCGTGGGCGACGACCTCTTCGTGACCAACCCGGCGATCCTGGCCGAGGGCATCGAGAACGGCATCTGCAACTCGATCCTCATCAAGCTGAACCAGATCGGCACGGTCACCGAGACGCTCGACACCATCGAGATCGCCAAGGAAGCCGCCTACACCACGGTCATCTCGCACCGCTCCGGCGAGACCGAGGACCACTTCATCGCCGACCTGGCCGTGGCCGTGAACTCCGGCCAGATCAAGACCGGGTCGCTGTGCCGCTCCGACCGCCTGGCCAAGTACAACCAGCTCCTGCGCATCGAGGAGACCCTGGAGGACGAGGGGCTGTACTACGGCCCGTCC contains:
- the eno gene encoding phosphopyruvate hydratase, with the protein product MSAILSVWSREILDSRGNPTVEVEVTLETGHTGVAAVPSGASTGTREALELRDGDKARYDGKGVTQAVANVMDVIAEEVIGMDALNQTALDNAMIDLDGTENKSRLGANAMLGVSMATARAAAKFLGLPLYRYLGGVNSKVLPVPMMNIINGGMHAPNNLDIQEFMIMPLGADTFAEALRMGAETFHALKRILAKDGHVTSVGDEGGFAPNLKSHSEALAYIVRAIEEAGYEPGAQISLAMDAAASEFFKDGRYNLKGEGKVFSAAELTDFYKDLCTEFPIISIEDGLAESDWEGFAHLTDELGGHIQLVGDDLFVTNPAILAEGIENGICNSILIKLNQIGTVTETLDTIEIAKEAAYTTVISHRSGETEDHFIADLAVAVNSGQIKTGSLCRSDRLAKYNQLLRIEETLEDEGLYYGPSMASQWYDDGEEHDHDHEGHDHD